The Ornithinimicrobium faecis region GACATCGGTTTCCGTGAGTTGCACTCCTGGCTGGCCGCCCACCCCGACGACGTCCGGGGCATCATCGGCGCCCGTGCCCCGTGGTGGTCGCCCAACTGGGTGGACGACATGGTCGTGGGCCGGATCTACACCGAGCTCGTCACCTGGGCCCACGAGGTCGCCAGCTCCCCGCACCACTCGATCCGGCAGGCGCTCGACTCCTACCTGGCCGACCTGGCCCGCGACATGCAGCACGACGCGGACACGATGGCCAGCGCCGAGCGGCTCAAGGAGCGGCTGCTCGACCACCCGCAGGTCGCCCCGAGCCTGGTCTCGGTCTGGGATGCCGTCAAGATCGTGCTGCTCGAGCAGCTGGGCGACCCACAGGGCCAGATCCGCACCCGCCTTGCGCACGAGCTCGAGGAGTTGGGGGAGCGGATGGTCACCGACTCCACGCTGCGCGCCCGGCTGGACGCCTGGGGTGCGGACGCTGCGGCGGTCCTGATCTCGCGCTATGGCTCAGAGCTGACCACGGTCATCAGCCACACCATCGAGCGCTGGGACGGCCGGGACGCTGCCGACCGCATCGAGTTGCACGTCGGTCGCGACCTGCAGTTCATCCGCATCAACGGCACCGTCGTCGGCGGACTGGTCGGGCTGCTGATCCACACGGTCTCGCAGCTGCTGTGAACCGACCCGTTAGCTGACGCGATAAGCACGAACGAAGGCTGTGACGCCGGCGCTCACCCAGGTCGCTCGGTCTTCCACCGACAGGCTGGTGCCGGGCGGGCCAGGTGTGGCCGACACGAGCTCGGAGTAGTGGATGGCAGCGATGGCTGGGGCCGGAACGCTCAGCAGACGAGCGTCGTCCCAGCGCTGAAGGGTGGCGGCCAGTTCGTCCAGCACCCGGCCGGGGCCAGCGTGCCACCAGCCCGTGACGACAGTCGGGTCCAGTTGTGCGGCCTCGCCATGGACCTGTGCCATCAGCGCCCGGTGGTCGCCGGTCGGTGCCGTCGACTCAAGCCACGCCGTCGCAAGGTTGAGCAGGGCCGGCTCCACCTCCTGCACTGCCGCGACGTCGGAGAGGTGTTCTGCGATGAGTGTGGTCTCGCCCTCGGCCACGCGAGCGGCTGAGTCGGCGATGACGGCGGCAAATAGGGCCGCCTTGTCCGGGAAGTGCTTGTAGATCGTCCGGGTCGACACTCCAGCCGCGGTGGCGATCATGTCGATGCTGGATCGCGTGAAACCGGAGTGGGCGAAAACTTCTCGCCCACCCGCCAGGATCGCGCGGTGCTTGTCTGGGCGTAGTCGCCCAGTCGATCTCACCTGGGCTGCCTCGGCGGACGGTGGGTCGGTCGTCATGCGACTCCTTAATTCTCGTTGCACTCTGCAGACTAGCATGTAAAGTAGCAATATTACTTTACCAACGAGATAGGACTTCGACATGACTCGCATCGCCATCATCAGCGGCAGCACTCGCCCCCACCGCAGCAGCCAGGCCGTGGCGGCCTGGGTGCTCGAGACAGGCCGCGAGCTGGCACCCGACGGGGTGAGCTTGGAGCTGGTGGATCTCGCCGCCTATGGCCTCCCGGTCCTGGATGAGCCGGTGCCGGCCATGTCGGGGATTGTTGAGCACGAGCACACCCGACGCTGGGCCGAAACGGTCGGTGCCTTCGACGGCTATGTGTTCGTCACGCCTGAGTACAACCACGGGATCCCCGGGGGGCTGAAGAACGCCATCGACTATGTGTTCTTCGAGTGGAACGACAAGGCCGTGGGCTTCGTGAGCTACGGAGTCAACGGCGGCGTCCGAGCGGTCGAACAGCTCCGCCAGGTCGCTGCCGAGGT contains the following coding sequences:
- a CDS encoding DUF445 domain-containing protein, which translates into the protein MSVTADAATLPAGPSSFSQADAARRANLRRMRLMATGLLVLAAIVFVLTHDRGGAWGYVNAASEAAMVGAVADWFAVTALFRHPLGIPVPHTAIIPRRKDMLARSLEEFVAENFLTEQTIRERYLDAEVTRRLGEWVRDPVNAERVIQEAAPLAAQALERVGGTGLQQFFEETLLPRVRSEPLSPLAGNLLEQVVADRAHHGLVDIGFRELHSWLAAHPDDVRGIIGARAPWWSPNWVDDMVVGRIYTELVTWAHEVASSPHHSIRQALDSYLADLARDMQHDADTMASAERLKERLLDHPQVAPSLVSVWDAVKIVLLEQLGDPQGQIRTRLAHELEELGERMVTDSTLRARLDAWGADAAAVLISRYGSELTTVISHTIERWDGRDAADRIELHVGRDLQFIRINGTVVGGLVGLLIHTVSQLL
- a CDS encoding TetR/AcrR family transcriptional regulator; the encoded protein is MTTDPPSAEAAQVRSTGRLRPDKHRAILAGGREVFAHSGFTRSSIDMIATAAGVSTRTIYKHFPDKAALFAAVIADSAARVAEGETTLIAEHLSDVAAVQEVEPALLNLATAWLESTAPTGDHRALMAQVHGEAAQLDPTVVTGWWHAGPGRVLDELAATLQRWDDARLLSVPAPAIAAIHYSELVSATPGPPGTSLSVEDRATWVSAGVTAFVRAYRVS
- a CDS encoding NADPH-dependent FMN reductase; amino-acid sequence: MTRIAIISGSTRPHRSSQAVAAWVLETGRELAPDGVSLELVDLAAYGLPVLDEPVPAMSGIVEHEHTRRWAETVGAFDGYVFVTPEYNHGIPGGLKNAIDYVFFEWNDKAVGFVSYGVNGGVRAVEQLRQVAAEVKLADVRSQVVLSVYTDFDYTDLDLTDPTTSGVFTPASHHAADLAALLDEVTAWSRALSSLRPALVGQR